Proteins encoded together in one Neobacillus sp. FSL H8-0543 window:
- a CDS encoding multicopper oxidase domain-containing protein has protein sequence MSDKKISRRDILKIGTTGALGIAGSIYLNKVAPFTNVTHAVNHPSSHNNHSVNHTTMLDSEKTEGYRMAERLLTEFDYGKVTKLSDGRTVREYEVVAIDKEIEIAKGIKFPGWTYNGTIPGPTFRCTEGDLLRFHFINGGSHPHSIHFHGIHPPEMDGLDPIAPGQSFTYEFEAIPYGLQIYHCHVLPLARHIHKGLYGNFIIDPKTPREPALEINMVMNAYDLDLDGANEFYTVNGYAFAFMNHPIKVKKDELVRIYLSNLTEFDLLNSFHLHANYFTYFPTGRNDNPSQFTDTIMQCQGERGIIEVRFPYKGKYMFHAHVSEFAELGWMGFFEAE, from the coding sequence ATGTCAGACAAGAAAATTTCTCGGCGGGATATTTTAAAAATTGGAACGACTGGAGCATTAGGGATAGCTGGAAGTATTTATTTAAATAAAGTTGCTCCTTTTACAAATGTGACTCATGCAGTGAATCATCCATCAAGTCACAATAATCATTCTGTAAATCACACCACTATGCTTGATTCTGAAAAAACAGAAGGTTATAGAATGGCTGAACGCCTTTTAACTGAGTTTGATTATGGAAAAGTAACGAAACTTTCAGATGGTCGGACTGTACGTGAATATGAAGTTGTAGCGATTGACAAGGAAATTGAAATTGCAAAAGGAATTAAGTTTCCTGGATGGACCTATAATGGAACGATTCCAGGACCAACATTCCGCTGTACCGAAGGAGATCTTTTACGTTTTCATTTTATAAACGGTGGGAGTCATCCACACTCTATTCATTTTCATGGTATTCACCCACCTGAAATGGATGGATTAGACCCAATCGCTCCAGGTCAATCATTTACCTATGAGTTTGAAGCAATCCCATATGGCTTACAAATTTACCATTGCCATGTTTTACCTTTAGCTCGACATATTCATAAAGGGTTATATGGAAACTTTATTATTGATCCAAAAACGCCAAGGGAACCAGCATTAGAAATAAATATGGTCATGAATGCGTATGACTTAGATTTAGACGGTGCTAACGAATTTTATACGGTGAATGGTTATGCTTTTGCCTTTATGAATCATCCTATTAAAGTCAAGAAAGATGAGCTTGTCCGCATCTATTTGAGTAATTTAACCGAATTTGACTTACTAAACTCATTCCATTTACATGCAAACTATTTCACTTATTTTCCAACGGGTAGAAATGACAATCCATCTCAATTTACAGACACCATCATGCAATGTCAGGGCGAACGTGGGATTATTGAAGTTCGTTTTCCATACAAGGGAAAATACATGTTTCACGCTCATGTTAGCGAATTTGCCGAACTAGGATGGATGGGATTCTTTGAAGCTGAGTAG
- a CDS encoding GNAT family N-acetyltransferase — MGIRNANVEDFQQISLLLNQLDYQDTEPFIKEKVEIFLMDPNEVLLVFEDDKSVIALISVHFIPQLAVKGDFARISYFAVDKNIRSKGIGRKIEEYCTDLAIKRQCDRIEVHCHSRRKDAHRFYRRQGFTESPEYFIKMLP, encoded by the coding sequence ATGGGGATAAGAAATGCGAATGTTGAGGATTTCCAGCAAATTTCTTTGTTATTAAACCAGTTGGACTATCAAGATACAGAACCTTTTATAAAAGAAAAAGTTGAAATATTTCTTATGGACCCGAATGAGGTCTTATTAGTGTTTGAAGATGATAAAAGTGTTATTGCTTTAATTTCGGTTCATTTTATACCTCAATTAGCTGTAAAAGGAGATTTCGCAAGGATAAGTTATTTTGCAGTTGATAAAAACATTAGAAGTAAGGGGATAGGACGTAAAATTGAAGAATATTGTACTGATTTAGCCATAAAAAGACAGTGCGATAGAATCGAAGTGCATTGCCATTCAAGGAGAAAAGATGCACATAGGTTTTATAGGCGACAAGGGTTTACTGAATCACCAGAATACTTTATTAAAATGTTACCTTAA
- a CDS encoding restriction endonuclease: MVRVCTIHKKSCQERMSEIGDIIEFYCPDCELDELWKDEERRHNIAMNSRKRDLKYGIICIVAAIIGLFFWQDFFYKWWYWCPLLICLMWGISGVSNYFTVILTKSYDEVKEEYDNNRKRIQEKLERFKTKKFKEYQLEVADISVIDSFSGFEFEEYVANLLRKLDYKNVQITKKTGDQGVDILAQKNSRKYAIQCKRITPRNKLSNSAIQQVYTGKQLYKCSKAMVITTSYFTEPAWIAANELGVELWARNKLIEKINQVATPYQTFEQYLEPYYDNMNKERVTIYQ, translated from the coding sequence ATGGTTCGAGTTTGTACAATACATAAAAAAAGTTGCCAAGAACGAATGTCTGAAATAGGAGACATAATAGAATTTTATTGCCCAGATTGTGAATTAGATGAATTATGGAAAGATGAAGAACGAAGACATAACATAGCTATGAATTCAAGGAAAAGAGATTTAAAGTACGGAATTATTTGCATAGTAGCAGCCATAATCGGTTTATTTTTTTGGCAAGATTTTTTTTATAAATGGTGGTATTGGTGTCCTCTCTTAATATGCTTAATGTGGGGTATAAGTGGTGTCTCTAATTATTTTACTGTGATTTTGACAAAGTCTTATGATGAAGTAAAAGAGGAATATGATAATAATCGTAAACGTATCCAAGAAAAACTAGAAAGATTTAAAACCAAGAAATTTAAGGAATATCAATTAGAAGTAGCAGATATTTCAGTTATAGACTCCTTTAGTGGTTTTGAATTTGAAGAATATGTTGCTAACTTATTAAGAAAATTAGATTACAAAAACGTACAAATAACTAAAAAGACCGGGGATCAAGGTGTCGATATTTTAGCTCAGAAAAATTCTCGAAAATATGCAATTCAATGTAAACGTATTACACCCCGAAATAAATTAAGTAACTCTGCAATTCAGCAAGTCTATACAGGAAAACAGTTATATAAATGTTCCAAAGCTATGGTTATTACTACAAGTTATTTTACAGAGCCAGCTTGGATAGCTGCAAATGAGCTTGGAGTGGAATTGTGGGCTAGAAACAAATTAATCGAAAAAATTAATCAAGTGGCTACCCCTTATCAAACTTTCGAACAATACTTAGAACCTTATTATGATAATATGAATAAAGAACGGGTAACAATCTACCAATAG
- a CDS encoding RCC1 repeat- and reductase domain-containing protein: MGIRLLKAFTWGANFSGQLGDGTNTNSNVPVPVRGLTNLIAIAAGGAHSLALLSDGTVQAWGDNQFGQLGDGTNTSSNVPVPVSGLTNLIAIAAGHFHSLALLSDGTVQAWGANGAGQLGDGTNTDSNVPVPVSGSTNVIAIAAGGAHSLALLSDGTVQAWGDNTFGQLGDGTNTSSNVPVPVSGLTNVIAIAAGANHSLAFLSDGTVQAWGDNTFGQLGDGTNTRRNVPVPVSGLTNVITIAAGGNHSLALLSDGTIQAWGDNTGSNVPVPVSGLTNVIAIATGDFHSLALLSDGTVQVWGDNTFGQLGDGTNTSSNVPVPVSGLTNGIAIAAGMLHSLAIVMI, encoded by the coding sequence TTGGGAATTCGACTATTAAAAGCTTTTACTTGGGGGGCTAACTTTTCTGGTCAACTAGGAGACGGGACCAACACAAATAGTAATGTACCAGTCCCTGTCAGGGGATTAACGAATCTCATTGCCATTGCTGCAGGAGGTGCTCATAGCCTTGCCCTCCTATCCGATGGAACCGTTCAAGCTTGGGGGGATAATCAATTTGGTCAGCTGGGAGACGGGACCAATACAAGTAGTAATGTACCAGTCCCTGTCAGTGGATTAACGAATCTCATTGCCATTGCTGCTGGACATTTTCATAGCCTTGCCCTCCTATCTGATGGAACCGTTCAAGCTTGGGGGGCTAATGGGGCGGGTCAACTAGGAGACGGGACCAATACAGATAGTAATGTGCCTGTTCCTGTCAGTGGATCAACGAATGTCATTGCCATTGCTGCAGGAGGTGCTCATAGCCTTGCCCTCCTATCCGATGGAACCGTTCAAGCTTGGGGGGATAATACATTTGGTCAACTGGGTGACGGGACCAATACAAGTAGTAATGTACCAGTCCCTGTCAGTGGATTAACGAATGTCATTGCCATTGCTGCAGGAGCTAATCATAGTCTTGCCTTCCTATCCGATGGAACCGTTCAAGCTTGGGGAGATAATACATTTGGTCAACTGGGAGACGGGACCAATACAAGAAGGAATGTTCCTGTTCCTGTCAGTGGATTAACGAATGTCATTACCATTGCTGCAGGAGGTAATCATAGCCTTGCCCTTCTATCCGATGGAACCATTCAAGCTTGGGGGGATAATACAGGTAGTAATGTTCCTGTTCCTGTCAGTGGATTAACGAATGTCATTGCCATTGCTACAGGAGATTTTCATAGCCTTGCCCTTCTATCTGATGGAACCGTTCAAGTTTGGGGGGATAATACATTTGGTCAACTGGGAGACGGGACCAATACAAGTAGTAACGTACCAGTCCCTGTCAGTGGATTAACGAATGGCATTGCCATTGCTGCAGGAATGTTGCATTCTTTAGCAATAGTAATGATATGA
- a CDS encoding ZIP family metal transporter, giving the protein MKSKWLITGLIPLVLLILVLGWVFKNGAGVERDPAAPIEVLNVEQIKIVPSGFELDVSNTGPETLTISQVIVDDSIWTFSMTPDSTLKRFDDAKVTIHYPWVEGDPHTILLISENGIITEATIDAATLTPEFSWDNVLNYGFIGFYVGIVPITLGLLWYPFMKRMKKSWINAILALTVGLLLFLFFGTLFDGFEIGAEAPSVFQGNMVVVISTVLSFLLLIGFDQYQQKRQKRNGYSPIGIALLMATGIGLHNFGEGLAIGSSFALGEAALGTFLIIGFTLHNITEGIGIAAPLLNTKPKISQFVLLGTIAGAPAIFGTWFGGFIFSPIWGAVFLGIGAGAILQVIFVISKMLMDDHKKNNEPFVSWMNFAGFTIGILIMYFTAFFVKF; this is encoded by the coding sequence ATGAAATCAAAATGGCTGATTACTGGGCTTATTCCACTTGTACTATTAATTCTGGTATTAGGGTGGGTGTTTAAAAATGGGGCTGGTGTAGAAAGAGATCCTGCTGCTCCAATAGAAGTTCTAAATGTTGAACAAATAAAAATAGTCCCCTCAGGGTTTGAGTTAGATGTCAGTAATACTGGTCCAGAGACTTTAACCATTTCTCAAGTGATTGTTGATGATTCTATCTGGACTTTTTCAATGACCCCAGATTCCACACTTAAAAGGTTTGATGATGCCAAGGTAACCATTCATTATCCATGGGTTGAAGGCGACCCCCATACCATTTTATTAATCTCTGAAAATGGGATTATTACAGAAGCAACAATTGATGCAGCAACCTTAACTCCTGAATTTTCTTGGGATAATGTGTTGAATTACGGATTTATTGGGTTTTATGTAGGCATTGTTCCCATTACATTAGGTTTATTATGGTATCCATTTATGAAGCGTATGAAGAAAAGTTGGATTAATGCCATCCTTGCACTTACTGTTGGTCTCCTACTATTCTTATTTTTTGGGACGTTATTTGATGGATTTGAAATTGGAGCCGAAGCACCATCTGTATTCCAAGGAAACATGGTAGTAGTTATTAGCACCGTCCTCTCTTTTCTCCTATTGATTGGATTTGACCAGTACCAACAAAAAAGGCAAAAACGAAATGGGTACTCACCAATAGGAATTGCATTATTGATGGCAACAGGGATTGGACTTCATAATTTTGGTGAAGGATTGGCGATTGGTTCCTCTTTTGCACTTGGTGAAGCCGCATTAGGTACGTTTTTAATAATCGGTTTTACTCTTCATAATATTACAGAGGGGATAGGGATTGCTGCCCCATTATTAAATACTAAGCCAAAAATCAGCCAATTTGTGTTATTAGGTACGATTGCAGGCGCACCTGCTATTTTTGGAACTTGGTTCGGAGGATTTATCTTCTCACCTATTTGGGGTGCAGTATTTTTAGGTATTGGTGCAGGTGCAATATTGCAGGTAATCTTCGTTATCTCCAAAATGCTAATGGACGATCACAAAAAGAATAATGAACCTTTCGTTTCATGGATGAATTTCGCGGGATTTACAATAGGAATATTAATCATGTACTTTACAGCATTTTTTGTTAAATTTTAA
- a CDS encoding ZIP family metal transporter yields MTEAIEASFYIMIFIFLGTLSGGVAVTIIIKVFHKNSFYLNVFCGGILAGILGFDLVPELLSNYRPVGIMAGISLGIFIMLLMDRFLHNSRHNQIEHQETFMLLFLALLFHSIPTGLALGIDFQDHDFQDSVLLGAILIHHIPEGMVMMVSVLYSKMKLKNFLVFCLLLTLTVGINTFLGNTLDFQSLKLRTMFMGVAIGTLGYVTFYEVLWKGIKKHPTIRMVVAAFLGMAFLKLYLVLIPISH; encoded by the coding sequence ATGACAGAGGCTATCGAAGCGAGTTTTTATATAATGATTTTTATTTTTTTAGGCACACTTTCGGGTGGAGTAGCAGTTACAATAATCATTAAAGTGTTTCATAAAAACAGTTTTTACCTTAATGTATTTTGCGGAGGAATTTTAGCAGGGATATTAGGATTTGATTTGGTCCCAGAATTATTGAGTAATTACAGACCAGTCGGGATTATGGCTGGGATATCCTTAGGCATTTTTATTATGCTTCTTATGGACAGATTTTTACATAATTCAAGACATAACCAAATCGAACATCAAGAGACGTTTATGTTATTATTTCTGGCATTACTTTTTCATAGTATCCCAACTGGCTTAGCATTAGGCATCGATTTTCAAGATCATGATTTTCAAGACTCCGTTTTATTAGGTGCGATATTGATTCATCATATTCCAGAGGGAATGGTCATGATGGTGTCGGTTTTGTATTCCAAAATGAAATTAAAAAACTTTTTGGTTTTTTGTTTATTACTAACCCTTACAGTAGGTATTAATACTTTTTTAGGAAATACATTAGACTTTCAATCATTAAAACTACGTACAATGTTTATGGGTGTAGCAATCGGGACTCTTGGTTATGTAACATTTTACGAGGTATTGTGGAAAGGTATAAAAAAACATCCAACCATAAGAATGGTGGTGGCTGCATTTTTAGGGATGGCGTTTTTAAAACTGTATCTTGTACTTATTCCTATTAGTCATTAA
- a CDS encoding metalloregulator ArsR/SmtB family transcription factor, whose translation MKHDDICEVTCVDEEKVKRVKGSVSKQNTLAVSQIFKALSDDTRIKIAYSLSEEEELCVCDVANIVGCTTATASHHLRLLRNLGLAKYRKEGKLVFYSLDDDHVRQLIQIAFTHQKEVAVHE comes from the coding sequence TTGAAACATGATGATATATGTGAAGTAACCTGCGTAGATGAAGAAAAAGTAAAACGGGTTAAAGGATCAGTATCCAAGCAAAATACATTGGCTGTATCACAAATATTTAAAGCATTATCCGATGACACTAGAATTAAAATTGCCTACTCATTAAGTGAGGAAGAGGAGTTGTGTGTATGCGATGTAGCTAATATTGTAGGGTGTACCACGGCAACAGCGTCTCACCACTTACGTCTTCTCCGCAATTTAGGCTTAGCAAAATATCGTAAAGAAGGCAAATTAGTTTTTTATTCTTTAGATGATGATCATGTAAGACAACTAATACAAATTGCTTTTACTCATCAAAAGGAGGTGGCAGTTCATGAGTGA
- a CDS encoding heavy metal translocating P-type ATPase translates to MSDALEKSNEMTVYRVQGFTUAGCATKFEKNVKHLDGVSNASVNFGASKLTVYGETTIEDLEKAGAFENIKVIPEKQRFEEKKEPFLQKYSTVVVSLVFLLIGWVSGQMNGEESISSILGYGTSILVGGYRLFTTGLKNLLRLEFDMRTLMTIAVIGAAIIGEWGEGATVVILFAISEVLESYSMDKARRSIRSLMDIAPKEALIRRGNKEFTVDVDDVRIGDILIVKPGQKIAMDGIVIKGLSSVNQATITGESVPVSKAIDDEVFAGTLNEEGLLEVKVTKHVDDTTIAKIIHLVEEAQAERAPSQAFVDRFAKYYTPIIMLIALGVAVVPPLLFAADWNTWIYQGLAVLVVGCPCALVISTPIAIVTAIGNAAKNGVLIKGGIHLEEMGAIKAIAFDKTGTLTRGVPVVTNYLPQPNTDSNELLTIIAALENGSQHPLASAIMKKADEEKLPYKNLTIEGFSSITGKGIKGRVNEKVYYVGSPNLFDEILSDEIGNDLKAQIHELQNQGKTVMVAGTSKEVLALLAVADEMRDNSHQVIKDLHSLGIQKTIMLTGDNKGTAEAIGKQAGVSDIQADLLPQDKLAFIKELRGKYDRVAMVGDGVNDAPALAASTVGIAMGGAGTDTALETADIALMADDLGKLPFTLKLSRKALNIIKQNITFSLGIKLVALLLVIPGWLTLWIAIFADMGATLIVTLNALRLLKVKDK, encoded by the coding sequence ATGAGTGACGCTTTAGAGAAATCAAATGAAATGACCGTTTATCGAGTACAGGGATTCACCTGAGCAGGCTGTGCGACAAAGTTCGAAAAGAACGTAAAACACCTGGATGGTGTTTCTAATGCAAGTGTTAATTTTGGTGCTTCAAAACTTACGGTTTATGGTGAAACAACAATCGAAGATCTAGAAAAAGCTGGTGCTTTTGAAAATATAAAAGTCATTCCTGAAAAACAAAGGTTTGAAGAGAAAAAAGAACCATTTTTACAAAAATACTCAACAGTCGTTGTTTCATTGGTTTTCTTGCTTATCGGATGGGTATCAGGACAAATGAACGGCGAAGAGAGTATATCTTCAATCTTAGGGTATGGAACTTCTATACTAGTTGGTGGTTATCGTCTTTTTACCACAGGGTTGAAGAACTTATTGCGTCTAGAGTTTGATATGAGAACGTTGATGACAATTGCTGTTATTGGAGCAGCAATAATTGGTGAGTGGGGAGAGGGAGCAACGGTTGTCATCCTGTTTGCTATTAGTGAGGTTCTAGAATCGTACTCGATGGATAAGGCTAGAAGATCTATTCGTTCCTTAATGGATATTGCCCCGAAAGAAGCTTTAATACGGCGTGGAAATAAAGAGTTCACAGTAGATGTGGACGATGTTCGAATAGGGGATATATTAATCGTAAAACCTGGACAAAAAATTGCCATGGACGGAATCGTAATAAAGGGATTATCGTCCGTTAATCAAGCTACTATTACGGGAGAATCTGTACCTGTTTCAAAAGCGATTGATGATGAAGTATTCGCAGGAACCTTAAATGAAGAAGGACTTCTGGAAGTAAAAGTGACCAAACATGTAGATGATACTACGATTGCGAAGATTATTCATTTAGTCGAGGAAGCTCAAGCAGAGCGTGCACCTTCACAGGCATTTGTGGATCGCTTTGCTAAGTATTACACGCCAATTATCATGCTCATTGCACTAGGAGTGGCTGTGGTACCACCGCTGTTGTTTGCGGCAGATTGGAACACTTGGATTTACCAAGGCTTAGCTGTCCTTGTGGTTGGATGTCCTTGTGCACTTGTTATTTCAACTCCAATTGCGATTGTAACGGCCATCGGTAATGCAGCAAAAAATGGTGTCTTAATCAAAGGCGGAATTCATCTAGAAGAGATGGGTGCGATTAAAGCCATTGCCTTTGATAAAACAGGAACATTAACTAGGGGAGTTCCAGTTGTAACTAATTACCTTCCACAACCAAATACTGATTCAAATGAACTTCTAACAATTATTGCTGCTTTGGAAAATGGCTCTCAGCATCCGTTAGCTTCCGCTATAATGAAGAAGGCAGATGAGGAAAAATTACCTTATAAAAATCTTACGATTGAAGGATTTTCTTCTATTACAGGTAAAGGGATTAAAGGCAGAGTCAATGAAAAGGTGTATTATGTTGGAAGTCCTAATTTATTTGATGAAATCCTCTCCGATGAAATTGGGAACGACCTAAAAGCCCAAATTCATGAATTGCAAAATCAAGGGAAAACGGTTATGGTTGCTGGTACCTCAAAAGAAGTGTTAGCCTTGCTAGCAGTTGCTGATGAAATGAGGGACAACAGTCACCAGGTAATTAAAGACCTTCACTCCTTAGGTATTCAAAAGACGATCATGTTAACAGGAGACAATAAAGGAACCGCTGAAGCAATCGGAAAACAGGCGGGGGTTTCAGACATACAAGCCGATTTGCTTCCGCAAGATAAATTGGCCTTTATAAAAGAACTAAGAGGTAAATATGACCGAGTGGCAATGGTCGGGGATGGTGTGAATGATGCACCAGCATTAGCAGCATCTACAGTTGGGATTGCTATGGGAGGAGCGGGAACAGATACTGCTCTTGAAACAGCTGATATCGCTTTAATGGCTGATGACTTAGGGAAGCTGCCATTTACTTTAAAACTTAGCAGAAAAGCCTTAAATATAATAAAGCAAAATATCACTTTTTCTTTAGGGATTAAACTCGTGGCTTTATTATTAGTAATTCCAGGTTGGTTAACACTTTGGATTGCTATTTTCGCTGATATGGGTGCTACTCTTATAGTTACATTAAACGCTTTACGACTTCTGAAGGTAAAAGACAAATAA
- a CDS encoding DUF4362 domain-containing protein: MKKFIIIVIILLVAIGIIGCSKSEAYGSEEAIKRGDIVYQNEVVNLERFEQFLINISNKKEDTIRVTGYTDEGDPIFQDLRFDGEVIHYIYDNSNDEYAGKDKGKETDVCKEVIGKENIQDEIEYLISGCSKNLQNFLISVEKKH; this comes from the coding sequence GTGAAAAAATTTATAATTATTGTAATTATATTATTGGTTGCTATTGGTATTATTGGTTGTTCAAAGAGTGAGGCTTATGGGTCAGAGGAAGCGATTAAAAGAGGCGATATTGTTTACCAAAATGAAGTTGTTAACTTAGAAAGGTTTGAACAGTTCTTAATTAACATATCTAACAAGAAAGAAGACACTATACGAGTTACAGGCTATACTGACGAAGGAGACCCTATATTCCAAGATTTACGTTTTGATGGGGAAGTCATTCATTACATATATGACAATTCAAATGATGAATATGCTGGAAAAGATAAAGGAAAAGAGACTGATGTTTGCAAAGAGGTAATTGGGAAAGAAAATATACAAGACGAAATCGAGTATTTAATAAGTGGTTGTTCCAAGAATCTTCAAAACTTTTTAATTAGTGTAGAGAAAAAACATTAA
- a CDS encoding amidase family protein, producing the protein MELIFNKILKEELTIKEIQEAFETGVLTSKELVMYYLYRIAKYDQSGPKLNSILEINPDAIFIAEGLDHERKIKGARGLLHGIPVLLKDNIETKDKMHTSAGALALENHLSTKDAFLVEKLREAGAVIIGKTNMTELANGMSTTMWAGYSSRGGQTLNPYGPGEFFVGGSSSGSAVAVAANLTILSIGTETDASILSPAIQNSVVGIKPTVGLISRSGILPFTYTQDTPGPFARTVTDAAILLGTLTGVDQFDPATYKSEGISCQDYTAFLDKEGLNGARIGVFNNASEDYYRDSGEYDEDLFKNAIQSVRSKGAEVIEQLDIPSFHREWSWGVPIYEMKHALGNYLSQLPSYLPVHSDTELIEFNTKNEEKTLKYGQNMLDYRQGLQHNTLANPEYLNAKLEDLYFSQVQGIDFALKEYNLDAILFPSYIGSTICAKAGYPSIAVPAGYMENGRPFGITFAGGAFSEGTLIKLAYSFEQITKYRKPPLFN; encoded by the coding sequence TTGGAGTTAATTTTTAATAAAATTCTCAAAGAAGAATTAACAATTAAAGAAATCCAAGAAGCATTCGAGACGGGAGTTTTAACTTCAAAAGAACTCGTAATGTACTACCTATACAGGATAGCTAAGTATGACCAAAGTGGGCCCAAGTTGAATTCTATACTTGAGATAAATCCTGACGCAATCTTTATTGCAGAGGGTTTAGACCATGAAAGAAAAATAAAAGGAGCTAGAGGTCTACTTCACGGTATTCCTGTTTTGCTTAAAGACAATATCGAAACAAAAGATAAAATGCATACAAGTGCAGGAGCCTTAGCTTTAGAAAATCATTTGAGTACAAAAGATGCATTTTTAGTAGAAAAACTACGGGAAGCAGGAGCTGTTATTATTGGAAAGACTAATATGACCGAATTAGCGAATGGAATGTCTACAACGATGTGGGCAGGTTACAGTTCAAGAGGTGGTCAAACGCTAAATCCTTATGGTCCAGGTGAATTTTTTGTTGGGGGTTCTAGTTCAGGCTCGGCTGTGGCGGTTGCAGCCAATTTAACCATATTGTCCATCGGAACAGAAACTGACGCTTCCATTCTTAGTCCTGCCATTCAAAACTCGGTGGTGGGGATTAAACCAACAGTTGGTTTAATTAGCCGAAGTGGAATTCTTCCTTTTACTTACACACAAGATACCCCAGGTCCTTTTGCAAGGACAGTTACTGACGCAGCTATTTTATTAGGGACTTTAACTGGTGTCGACCAGTTTGACCCAGCTACATATAAGAGTGAAGGTATTTCTTGTCAAGATTATACAGCCTTTTTAGATAAAGAAGGACTAAATGGTGCAAGAATTGGTGTTTTTAACAATGCTTCTGAAGATTATTATAGGGATTCAGGTGAGTACGATGAAGACCTTTTTAAAAATGCCATTCAGTCAGTGAGAAGTAAAGGAGCAGAAGTTATCGAGCAACTTGATATCCCATCTTTTCACAGGGAATGGAGTTGGGGGGTTCCTATTTATGAAATGAAACATGCATTAGGAAATTACCTTTCCCAGCTTCCTTCTTATCTGCCTGTACATTCAGATACAGAATTAATTGAATTTAATACTAAGAATGAAGAGAAGACGTTAAAGTATGGGCAGAATATGCTAGATTATAGACAGGGATTACAACATAACACATTGGCGAATCCTGAATATTTAAATGCAAAACTAGAAGATTTATATTTTTCCCAAGTGCAAGGTATTGATTTTGCTTTAAAAGAGTATAATCTGGATGCAATATTGTTTCCTTCTTATATCGGTTCTACTATTTGTGCTAAAGCTGGCTATCCTTCCATCGCAGTCCCCGCAGGTTATATGGAAAATGGAAGACCCTTCGGAATAACTTTTGCTGGCGGTGCCTTTAGTGAAGGAACATTAATTAAGCTAGCGTATTCTTTTGAACAAATTACAAAATATAGAAAACCCCCACTCTTCAACTAA
- the lepB gene encoding signal peptidase I, whose product MTKKKNETFEWVKSIMGALVIAFIIRSFFFTPIVVDGESMNPTLQNKDRMVVTKIGEPKRFDIVVFHAPDGRDYIKRVIGLPGDSIEYKNDVLYINGKAYNEPYLEKYKKRLNDETLTYSFTLKETAVGSDTVPKDSLFVMGDNRKHSNDSRDIGAIPMEKVIGTTNVVYYPIKEIKIVNN is encoded by the coding sequence ATGACAAAGAAGAAAAATGAAACGTTTGAATGGGTTAAATCGATTATGGGTGCACTTGTTATAGCATTTATTATTCGCTCTTTTTTCTTTACACCCATTGTTGTTGACGGTGAATCAATGAATCCCACTCTCCAGAACAAGGACCGTATGGTTGTAACCAAAATTGGGGAACCGAAAAGATTTGATATTGTTGTGTTTCACGCACCAGACGGTAGGGATTACATAAAACGTGTAATCGGACTCCCAGGTGACAGTATTGAGTATAAGAATGATGTTTTATATATAAATGGGAAGGCATACAACGAACCTTATTTAGAAAAATATAAGAAAAGACTTAATGATGAAACTTTAACATACTCTTTCACTTTAAAAGAGACCGCGGTAGGTAGTGATACTGTCCCTAAAGATAGTTTGTTTGTAATGGGAGATAACAGAAAGCATAGCAACGACAGCCGTGATATTGGAGCGATACCAATGGAAAAGGTAATAGGGACAACAAATGTTGTTTATTATCCAATAAAAGAAATTAAAATCGTAAATAACTAA